In Patagioenas fasciata isolate bPatFas1 chromosome 2, bPatFas1.hap1, whole genome shotgun sequence, a single window of DNA contains:
- the NDC80 gene encoding kinetochore protein NDC80 homolog has translation MRRSSNITRSSGRQSMMALRVQDNNKMGLQTPQMKDRGTFGKLSMGKPTPATLERKVSFFGKRTSGAGSTRNSQYGMFGTEKIKDPRPLHDKTFIQQCIKQLCEFLSENGYAHNVSMKSLQSPSVKDFLKIFTFICGFLRPSYELPNSKFEEEIPRVFKELGYPFALSKSSMYTVGAPHTWPQIVTALVWLIDSVKLYAATRENAPSFDDGQSWGAETEDGIVHNKLFVDYSVKCYEQFMKGRDTFEELDAEVQSKFKDLFNIDEFQIEGLISDNRRLNEEIARLEKEKESEPDRRVTLRNLKLSLQADIQKYQTYLANLESHIVILEEKVEGVNEEVETGEMEVEAMKQENARLQHIFDNQKYSVADIERINHERNELQQTINKLTKEVEAEEHQLWNEELKYARSKEAIEMQLAEYHKLARKLKLIPISAENSKGHDFEIQFNPEAGPNCLVKYRTQIKAPLMEIINQTEEEIRNATQRHMTLADTLEQVKVMVADKKSSVKMLEEEAEKLDDLYHQKHKDAGEEEQKWTNELELLEKHKQLLESGVNEGLGEATKELDDLQRQYQVVMQTTTEESRKAGDNLNRLLEVIATHVVSIEKYLDEQNEKIDRDYEEFISEDLLSSLTRILDSYKKKAESL, from the exons ATGAGACGAAGCTCAAATATTACTAGAAGCAGTGGTCGGCAATCTATGATGGCACTGAGAGTGCAGGACAACAACAAGATGGGTCTTCAGACACCTCAGAT GAAGGACAGAGGTACATTTGGGAAGCTGAGCATGGGCAAACCTACACCTGCAACGCTGGAAAGAAAAGTCAGCTTTTTTGGGAAAAG AACTAGTGGGGCTGGAAGTACACGCAACAGTCAGTATGGTATGTTTGGTACAGAGAAGATCAAGGATCCCAGGCCACTTCATGACAAGACATTCATCCAACAGTGTATCAAGCAGCTTTGTGAG tttctttctgaGAATGGTTACGCGCATAATGTTTCCATGAAATCACTGCAGTCTCCATCGGTtaaggactttttaaaaatcttcactTTTATCTGTGGATTTCTCCGCCCTTCTTATGAACTACCTAACTCAAAATTTGAAGAGGAAATTCCCAGAGTTTTTAAAGAACTTGG GTACCCCTTTGCTTTGTCAAAAAGCTCCATGTACACAGTGGGAGCACCACACACGTGGCCTCAGATCGTGACAGCTTTGGTTTGGTTAATTGATTCTGTCAAG TTGTATGCGGCCACAAGGGAAAATGCACCATCGTTTGATGATGGACAGAGCTGGGGAGCAGAGACAGAAGATGGAATTGTACATAATAAG cTTTTTGTGGACTACTCTGTGAAGTGCTATGAGCAATTCATGAAAGGAAGAGATACTTTtgaggaactggatgcagaaGTGCAATCAAAATTCA AGGATTTATTTAATATAGATGAATTCCAGATAGAAGGTTTAATATCTGACAACAGAAGACTTAATGAAGAGATTGCAAgactagaaaaagaaaaggaaagtgaGCCG GATCGTAGAGTAACACTACGAAACCTGAAATTGTCTCTTCAAGCAGACATCCAGAAATACCAGACTTATTTGGCTAATCTGGAATCTCATATAGTCATCCTTGAAGAAAAAGTGGAAGGTGTCAATGAGGAAGTTGAAACAGGAG AAATGGAAGTAGAAGCAATGAAGCAGGAGAATGCCCGGCTCCAACACATCTTTGATAACCAAAAGTACTCAGTTGCGGACATTGAGAGAATAAATCATGAGAGAAATGAGTTGCAGCAAACCATTAACAAGCTGACTAAGGAAGTGGAAGCAGAAGAACATCAGCTGTGGAATGAAGAGCTAAAATATGCTAGGAGTAAAGAGGCG ATTGAAATGCAACTGGCAGAGTATCATAAACTGGCTCGAAAACTGAAATTAATTCCAATAAGTGCTGAGAATTCCAAAGGCCACGATTTTGAGATTCAGTTTAATCCTGAGGCAGGACCAAATTGCCTAGTCAAATACAGAACTCAGATCAAG GCTCCCCTTATGGAGATCATTAACCAGACTGAGGAAGAAATTAGGAATGCTACTCAACGGCACATGACGTTGGCAGATACTTTGGAACAG GTGAAAGTAATGGTAGCAGACAAGAAAAGCAGTGTGAAAATGCTGGAAGAAGAAGCTGAAAAGCTGGATGATCTTTACCATCAGAAGCATAAG GACGCAGGAGAGGAAGAGCAAAAATGGACAAATGAACTGGAATTGTTAGAGAAGCATAAACAGTTACTTGAGAGTGGTGTCAATGAAGGTCTTGGTGAAGCCACAAAAGAATTGGATGATCTTCAACGCCA ATATCAAGTTGTTATGCAAACAACAACAGAAGAGAGCAGGAAAGCTGGTGATAACTTGAATCGACTTCTAGAAGTGATTGCGACCCATGTAGTGTCTATAGAG AAATATCTTGATGAACAGAATGAAAAAATTGACAGAGACTATGAAGAATTCATTTCTGAAGATCTATTGTCATCCTTGACCAGAATTCTGGACAGTTATAAAAAGAAGGCTGAAAGTCTATAA